A single region of the Gossypium arboreum isolate Shixiya-1 chromosome 12, ASM2569848v2, whole genome shotgun sequence genome encodes:
- the LOC108477218 gene encoding putative E3 ubiquitin-protein ligase XBAT35: MKFRFISGRHGGTPLHHAAKRGILNTSSLIGNLFELSTNPLVMNDDCQTPLDVARVKGNVNVVKAIEDYIVYSLVGCRSFTGQDLLKCLFLSCFQEKFGWLFYQLVPEIIQNLSSWSWPYILLCRMLKHLKMSKAVMMENKILKK; this comes from the exons ATGAAGTTCCGATTCATTTCCG GTCGTCATGGGGGGACACCCTTGCACCATGCAGCAAAAAGAGGCATTCTAAATACA AGTAGTCTAATAGGCAACTTGTTCGAACTTTCAACTAATCCGTTGGTGATGAATGATGATTGTCAAACACCTCTAGATGTTGCTAGGGTGAAAGGAAATGTCAATGTTGTAAAGGCAATTGAG GATTATATTGTTTATTCTCTGGTTGGATGCAGGAGTTTTACGGGCCAAGATTTATTGAAATGTTTGTTCCTCAGTTGCTTTCAAGAAAAGT TTGGGTGGTTGTTCTACCAACTGGTTCCTGAaataattcaaaacctttcaagtTGGAGCTGGCCATATATTCTACTTTGCAG AAtgttaaaacatttaaaaatgtcAAAGGCTGTGATGATGGAAAACAAGATCTTGAAGAAGTAG